A section of the Clostridium omnivorum genome encodes:
- a CDS encoding Rqc2 family fibronectin-binding protein encodes MALDGIFLYSIVYELNNKILNSRVDKITQPEKDEIVLNLRSDRVNYRLLISASSVYPKLHLTDINKVNPLTPPMFCMVLRKYLTGARLIKISQVGADRIVIIDFESTDELGFNSVYSLVIEIMGRHSNITLIRERDKIVVDSIKHITPDINSYRSLYPGIKYIFPPESKKLNPFDFSKEELEEYINTNFIEFDKSLFSKTFSGVGAQFSKEIYYRLNSRNIAVAAENLAEIYLHVHSTFSKLKNYDFHFASYIDNNTVKDFYCDKLEGLKDLEEEIYDSPSKLLEDYYYKKDKADRLNARSADLQRVVTTNIDRCSKKIVLLKNVIEEANDKDQLKLYGELLTSSIYNIKKGDKVAKIFNYYSEDGEYIDIPLDENKTPSENIQSYFKKYSKHKKSEEMAILQLKSAEEEMDYLQSVITNIKNVENYSEIEEIRRELVDTGYIKFKKENKKKIQTSKPMHFVSSDGIDIYIGKNNMQNDYLTLKFAEKQDIWLHTKNIPGSHVIIKNTKNLPERTLEEAAILAAYYSKSKDGSKVPVDYTEVKNVKKPSGAKPGMVIYYTNRTIYVTPEELNLKRIQ; translated from the coding sequence ATGGCTTTAGACGGAATTTTCTTATACAGTATAGTATATGAATTAAATAATAAAATTTTAAATAGTAGAGTAGATAAAATAACTCAGCCAGAAAAAGATGAAATAGTATTAAATTTACGTTCAGACAGGGTTAACTACAGGCTGCTTATTAGCGCTAGTTCAGTATATCCAAAGCTGCATTTAACTGATATTAATAAGGTAAACCCCTTAACTCCACCTATGTTCTGCATGGTGCTGAGAAAGTACTTAACTGGAGCAAGGCTTATTAAAATCTCACAAGTAGGTGCAGACAGGATAGTAATAATCGACTTTGAAAGTACTGATGAACTTGGCTTCAATAGTGTTTACTCCTTAGTTATTGAAATCATGGGAAGACATAGTAATATTACCCTAATAAGAGAGCGGGACAAAATAGTTGTAGACAGCATAAAGCATATTACACCAGATATCAACAGCTACAGAAGTCTCTATCCAGGAATTAAATATATATTCCCTCCTGAATCTAAAAAGCTGAATCCTTTTGACTTCTCAAAGGAAGAACTTGAAGAATACATTAATACTAATTTTATAGAGTTCGATAAGTCTTTGTTTTCTAAAACTTTTAGCGGTGTAGGCGCGCAATTTTCTAAAGAAATATACTATAGACTTAATTCTAGAAACATAGCTGTAGCTGCAGAAAATTTAGCTGAAATATATTTACATGTTCACTCAACTTTTAGCAAGCTTAAAAACTATGATTTTCATTTTGCGTCTTACATTGATAATAATACTGTTAAAGACTTTTATTGTGATAAACTTGAAGGTCTTAAGGATTTAGAGGAAGAAATCTATGATTCACCATCGAAGCTCTTAGAAGACTATTATTATAAAAAGGATAAGGCAGATAGACTAAATGCTAGAAGTGCTGATTTACAGAGAGTAGTCACAACAAATATAGATAGATGCAGCAAAAAAATTGTCTTACTTAAAAATGTAATAGAAGAAGCAAATGATAAAGATCAGTTAAAGCTATATGGGGAACTTTTAACTTCGTCTATTTATAATATTAAAAAGGGAGATAAAGTTGCAAAAATTTTCAACTATTATAGTGAGGATGGAGAATATATTGATATTCCACTAGATGAAAATAAGACTCCATCAGAAAATATACAAAGCTATTTTAAAAAGTACTCAAAGCACAAAAAATCAGAAGAAATGGCTATCCTGCAGCTTAAGTCTGCAGAAGAAGAGATGGATTATCTTCAATCTGTAATAACTAACATTAAAAATGTTGAAAATTATAGTGAAATTGAAGAAATAAGAAGAGAATTAGTTGATACTGGTTATATTAAATTCAAAAAGGAAAATAAGAAAAAAATACAAACTTCTAAACCAATGCACTTTGTATCTAGTGATGGTATAGATATTTATATTGGTAAGAACAATATGCAAAATGACTACCTTACTTTAAAATTCGCAGAAAAGCAGGATATTTGGCTTCATACAAAGAATATACCTGGCTCTCACGTTATAATAAAGAATACAAAAAACCTGCCAGAGAGAACTCTCGAGGAAGCAGCAATACTAGCAGCTTATTATAGCAAGTCAAAGGATGGCTCAAAGGTGCCAGTGGATTATACTGAGGTTAAAAATGTAAAAAAGCCTTCAGGTGCAAAACCTGGTATGGTAATTT